From a single Salmo salar chromosome ssa22, Ssal_v3.1, whole genome shotgun sequence genomic region:
- the LOC106583597 gene encoding phosphatidate phosphatase LPIN2, with product MNYVGQLAETVFVTVKELYRGLNPATLTGAIDVIVVRQPDGSLQCSPFHVRFGKLGVLRSKEKVVDIEINGEPVHLQMKLGDNGEAFFVGENEDFESRVPAHLCTSPIHIELLEVAEETLEGLPSSGSTRRKKRRRVRIRSDSHLREDGSSSSDERERESEREQSGEQESPSKEEPSTPMLASKSVYFSLSEEPHEELVAVQTRDVHPHSDGEWSPSERKNTHMCSIVVLPPPKSDSELLVKPPESSGPQMQWNWGGFPEMCPMEKGRVEVQHVSAGIHCSDSSHFRTIQRQDSFDMGLEPGVSFVRESSSVTVVVWPTPWTVPVVQPTESSCIDLERASNMTHSTPNHHTSELHSEPLTLASLAMASIESPQAPGPRKTKTQVQVETQQAGDEVAKESPSNPELEDSRNSLANTISMANVDNTDRQASEESTANVECVANNMVSQVENDCIDTHIPSIKVSKAGADRLASDSTAAVANKASLANTTSCASAANLGRITTEYLGSRAQPDQYSAFPEPNGQGPEVVLSEGDRGIEPCTEGGEERENGSVMTDKATDGSLTNQAAESVGVTDLLATEALGEEQSSSAEHQDKKKGKRSQHLGPSDIYLDDLSNLDPEVAAHYFPPKSEAEGCSRLGAEQGSGSGNQSPQSVGSGAMDSGTEYQSDSTTDHMDVSMSLCGRTGHTSQINKDQFMEHVVNYQDLVSNPGIIEDPNLVICINSKYYNWAVAAPMVLSMQVFQKNIPKSAIDQLVKDKMPKKSGRWWFSWRRKDMDTNSNQTGENSKQDQEEAQTENDVSTSVSVTGPSTTMLATLDDLTSDEEAGLGRVGNLSSETLETINAAQCFSQMYRKSLRLTSEQIERLNLREGANKVMFSVTTQYQGTCRCEAAIYLWNWDDHVVISDIDGTITKSDALGHILPQLGKDWTHHGIARLYHKIHQNGYKFLYCSARAIGMADITKGYLQWVNDKGTILPKGPVLLAPSSFFSALHREVVEKKPEVFKIACLTDIRDLFNPQRKPFYAAFGNRTNDANAYKEVGVRDTRIFTVNPKGELVQEKNKGSKSSYTHLSELVEHFFPMISEDGRSSSFDCPEFSHFSYWREPLPPLDLSTLD from the exons ATGAACTACGTGGGGCAGCTGGCGGAGACTGTGTTTGTGACGGTCAAAGAACTATACCGGGGCCTGAACCCAGCCACGCTCACGGGGGCCATCGATGTCATCGTGGTGCGTCAGCCCGACGGCAGCCTCCAGTGCTCTCCGTTCCATGTGCGCTTTGGCAAGCTGGGGGTGCTGCGCTCCAAGGAGAAAGTG GTGGACATAGAGATCAATGGGGAGCCAGTTCACCTGCAAATGAAACTGGGGGACAATGGAGAAGCTTTTTTTGTGGGGGAAAATGAGGATTTTGAG TCCAGAGTGCCAGCCCACCTCTGTACGTCGCCCATCCACATCGAGCTGCTGGAGGTGGCCGAGGAAACCTTAGAGGGGCTCCCCAGTTCCGGAAGCACGCGAAGGAAAAAGCGGCGGCGAGTACGCATACGCTCCGACTCCCACCTAAGAGAAGATGGTAGCTCCTCGTCCgacgagagggaaagggagagcgagagggagcagTCAGGAGAACAGGAGAGCCCCTCCAAAGAAGAGCCCAGCACGCCAATGCTCGCCAG TAAGTCTGTGTACTTCTCGCTGTCCGAGGAGCCGCATGAAGAGTTGGTGGCCGTGCAGACCAGGGACGTCCACCCTCACTCTGATGGAGAGTGGTCCCCCTCAGAGAG GAAAAACACTCACA TGTGTTCTATAGTCGTCCTTCCTCCCCCCAAGAGTGACTCTGAGCTGCTGGTGAAGCCTCCGGAGTCTTCAGGGCCTCAGATGCAGTGGAACTGGGGCGGGTTTCCCGAG ATGTGTCCAATGGAgaaagggagggtggaggtgcAGCATGTCTCTGCTGGCATCCACTGCTCGGACAGCTCCCACTTCCGCACCATCCAGCGGCAGGACTCCTTCGACATGGGCCTGGAGCCCGGGGTCAGCTTTGTCCGAGAGAGCAGCAGCGTGACGGTGGTGGTCTGGCCCACCCCCTGGACCGTACCAGTGGTCCAACCCACAGAAAGTTCCTGCATAGACCTGGAGAGAGCCTCCAATATGACCCACTCCACCCCGAATCACCACACCTCAGAGCTCCACTCAGAACCGCTAACATTGGCATCGTTAGCGATGGCTAGCATCGAATCGCCCCAAGCCCCAGGACCTAGAAAAACAAAAACGCAGGTACAAGTAGAGACCCAGCAGGCAGGGGATGAAGTAGCCAAGGAGTCCCCATCCAACCCGGAGCTGGAAGACTCCAGAAACTCCCTGGCTAACACAATTAGCATGGCTAATGTAGACAACACTGATAGACAAGCTAGCGAAGAAAGCACAGCAAATGTTGAATGTGTTGCTAACAACATGGTTAGCCAAGTTGAAAACGACTGTATAGACACACATATCCCATCCATAAAAGTTAGCAAAGCTGGCGCAGACAGGCTAGCTAGCGACAGCACAGCTGCTGTAGCTAACAAGGCTAGTTTGGCTAACACAACTAGCTGTGCCAGTGCAGCCAACTTAGGTCGCATTACCACAGAGTATCTGGGTAGCAGAGCACAACCAGACCAGTACAGTGCCTTTCCAGAACCCAATGGACAAGGGCCAGAAGTTGTCTTGAGTGAGGGTGACAGAGGGATTGAGCCCTGCaccgagggaggggaggagagagagaacggatcTGTAATGACGGACAAAGCCACAGACGGCTCCCTGACCAATCAGGCTGCAGAGAGTGTCGGAGTGACAGACTTGTTAGCCACTGAGGCTCTGGGGGAGGAGCAGTCTAGCTCAGCAGAGCACCAGGACAAGAAGAAAG GTAAACGCAGTCAGCACCTTGGACCCTCCGACATCTACCTGGATGACTTGTCTAACCTGGACCCAGAAGTGGCAGCTCACTACTTCCCACCTAAAAG TGAGGCAGAAGGATGCTCGCGGCTCGGTGCGGAGCAAGGGTCCGGttctggtaaccagtctccccaGTCGGTGGGCAGTGGGGCCATGGACAGCGGCACAGAGTACCAGTCCGACTCTACAACCGACCACATGGACGTTAGCATGTCCCTCTGCGGCCGCACCGGCCACACCAGTCAAATAaacaaag ATCAGTTTATGGAGCACGTTGTGAACTACCAGGATTTGGTGAGCAACCCTGGAATCATCGAAGATCCAAACCTGGTTATCTGCATCAACTCAAA GTATTATAACTGGGCAGTGGCTGCCCCTATGGTCCTGTCAATGCAAGTTTTTCAAAAGAATATACCAAAG AGTGCCATTGACCAGCTGGTGAAGGACAAGATGCCCAAAAAGTCTGGCCGCTGGTGGTTCTCCTGGAGGAGGAAGGACATGGACACTAACTCAAACCAG actggagagaactctaaGCAGGACCAAGAGGAGGCACAGACCGAGAATGATGTCTCAACCTCTGTGTCTGTCACTGGTCCCTCAACAACCATGCT GGCGACTCTGGATGACCTGACTAGTGATGAGGAGGCGGGCCTAGGCAGAGTGGGCAACCTATCATCAGAGACCCTAGAGACCATAAACGCTGCCCAGTGTTTTAGCCAAATGTACCGCAAGTCCCTACGCCTCACCTCCGAACAGATA GAGCGGTTGAACCTGCGTGAGGGGGCCAACAAGGTTATGTTCAGCGTAACTACTCAGTACCAGGGCACCTGTCGCTGCGAAGCCGCCATCTACCTGTGGAACTGGGACGACCACGTCGTCATCTCAGACATCGATGGCACCATcacaaa GTCTGATGCCCTGGGTCATATCCTACCTCAGCTGGGGAAAGACTGGACACACCACGGCATTGCCCGTCTCTACCACAAAATCCACCA aAACGGATACAAGTTCCTCTACTGTTCGGCGCGGGCCATCGGCATGGCTGACATCACCAAGGGCTACCTGCAGTGGGTGAATGACAAAGGCACCATCCTCCCCAAGGGCCCCGTGCTGCTGGCCCCCAGCAGTTTCTTCTCTGCCCTGCACAGAGAGGTGGTAGAGAAGAAGCCGGAGGTGTTCAAGATCGCCTGCCTCACCGACATCCGAGACCTGTTCAACCCCCAGAGGAAGCCCTTCTATGCAGCCTTTGGCAACAGGACCAAT GATGCCAATGCTTATAAGGAAGTGGGTGTCAGGGACACCAGGATCTTCACTGTGAACCCCAAGGGAGAGCTCGTCCAGGAGAAGAACAAAGGGAGCAAGTCCTC GTACACTCACCTGAGCGAGCTGGTGGAGCACTTCTTCCCTATGATCTCTGAGGATGGGAGGTCGTCCTCCTTTGACTGCCCCGAGTTCAGCCACTTCTCCTACTGGAGAGAGCCCCTACCACCACTGGACCTGTCTACTCtggattag